Below is a window of Anabas testudineus chromosome 10, fAnaTes1.2, whole genome shotgun sequence DNA.
tgaaatggtagaatttgaatggatagaggagaaaggtgagaggagaggagctcagtgtatcagtagagttcccccagcagaataacctatagcagcagaactaagagatggctcagagtcacctgatccatctctaactataagctttataaaaaaggaaagtttgaagtctagtcttaaatgtagagagggtgtctgcctccagaacctgaactgggagctggttccacaggagaagggcttgatagctaaaggctctgcctcccattctacatttggaaactctaggaaccacaagtaaacctgcagcctgagaacgttCTGCTGGGAAAACATGGagctatgaggtctttaagataagatggagcctgattattaagtgatttatatgtaaggagaagaattttaaattcaattctggattttacagggagccaatggagagaagctaacgttggagaaatatgatctctcttactaagcCCAGTCagaactgcagcattttggattaactggaggctttttaatgatttattgggacaaactattaataatgaattacaatagtccagtctggaagcaacaaatgcatggactagtttttcagcatcactttgggacaggatgatcctaattttaataatattcctcatctgcatagcaatggaatTTTATAAAGTGcatatatagagtaaaaagaatctaaaatctgatagatacgatttaatCTAGTGTAGTTCTTTTATCCCAATGACACgctccagtctgtgtaataaaatgttgtgatctatagtgtcgaatgcagcacttagatctaacaagacgagtttagagagtagaccatggtctgatgctaatagaagatcattagtaacctttaccagtgctgtttctgtactatgatgtactctaaatcctgactggaaatcttcatacaagttattactgcgcaggtggtcatataattgcttagaaactaccttttcaagaattttagagataaagggcagattggatattggtctataattcactaaaaccccgGAGTCCACCCCggagtaggctttttgagtaggggtttgactacaaAGCCGGCTGGTTAGtgttacaattcctccctctgcccatGTCTGTGGGTTTCgtttcgttttgttttgttctgtctcaccctcctgccacacccatatatggacttcctccactctccactgacCGGACTGAttactgactcatttcacctgtgcatccctctgttttataagcTCCTCTCAGTGCTCTGggttttgctggtttgttgccCATTCATGGTGTTCGTTACTTCATTTGTGCCGTATCCTCCATGAATCTGgtcagtctgtttttttgttcGTGTGTTAGTCCATCAGGcacctctctgtttttatttgcacgtttgaattgtttggtctgcgattatgcagcatttttaagttgatactttgtcctgttagccctgtatgttttgttctcgttttcctgcctttggcagtgatttttgtttgttactttatacatctagtttgtctgttggtttcttgtccgtattagtgcgtggttttttgttgttacactgtcttgtttgctttgtatgtttgttcttgttttcctgccttccgcagtgatttttgttgtcactttgtatgtcaggTTATGgtcttgtttgtattttgccaccgtgttttcgggtctctttaagTTGTtactttcagtgtttgttcGCTCCCCGTgtccctgccctttttgttaataaataaccTTTCGTTTGTACTCATTCCCCCTCGTCCGTTTTGTTAGTTTGTAAAAGGTTAGTGTAGtagtaacatcaccgcctccccTGTGGGAAAccggggttcaaatcccagctgtggcctaccaccagtaggggtccttaggcaagacctcctcacgcttaccctgtctacccttgtaccctacttgtcagtcactttggataaaagcgtctgctaaatgtaaaaagcctgtggtacgtagcctatttgtaaagatagatttaTCTGATCTAGTATGGATGTGCTGGtcctggctacagtgctgaaaagaaacctagggttgttcttatttgcttctattaataagtaaaaacacttggttctagctttacgtagggtgtttttatatattattaaaccaGGCAAGGTTAATcttaatttgacttttattcAGCAGATGTAGTCGAAATCTGCCATCTGAAGCTACAGGAAAACTCAGCTGGCTACACTTGAGTTACACATGATGATTTAATCAGACGCTAAGTACAAAAATGATTAGAACAGCTGATTGTTAAATGGCTGTTTTGccacaaaatgttaaagaaatatGATTTCTGATTCTGCTTCTaaagattcaattcaagatGAGACACAACCACAAGATTCCAGGCCAGAGACGGAGGGAGAGACTGACGAACACCTGGACACACCTGAAACAGGTAGATATCTGGGTGTTAAGGTCAGAGTTCATGTCAGTAACAGTACCATTGAGAGAAAGGCAGACAGGAACCGTATGGAGGGAGGATAACTAAAATTCACAGTTTACAGAttggtttgtggtttgtttaATGACTGACACCTGACATCATCAGTGATCAGGGTCGGGGGCAGGGGGCAGGGGGATTAGTTCTTCATCCTGCATCaagtgtgctgctgttttctggtCAGGCATGAAAAACTATTGACTGTTCTGAGCGACAGACTCAGAGAAATCACAACTCTTTATTCTGTGACAGTGATTTTAGAGTTTTGTCAGTAATTTGTGTGGGAAATTCTCCAACAGATTCCGAGGAACCAGGGCTCAGGATTGTCCTGGTTGGAAAGGTTGGAGCTGGGAAGAGTGCAGCAGGAAACACCATCTTAGGGAGAAAAGCTTTTGAATCTATGATGTGCACGTCATCAGTGACAAGTGAGTGTCAGAAAGAAACAACCGAGTTTGAAGGTGAAATAGTGTCTGTGGTCGATACTCCAGGTCTGTTTGACaccagcagagaagaagaagaagtaaagacGGAGATCGCTAGATCCGTCTCACTCTGTGCTCCTGGTCCTCATGTGATCCTGGTCGTTCTGCTGCCGTACAGATTCACtaaagaagaacaagaaacagTGGAAATCATCCAGGAGATGTTCGATGAGGCAGGACGCTACATGATGGTCTTGTTCACTCATGGCGACGatttaaaggaagaagaagtTTGCGTAGAAGAAATAATTAGTGAAAATTCAGATCTCAGTGACTTCATCAGTCAGTGTCATGGAGGATATCACGTCTTTGACAACAGAGACCAAGATCCAGCTCAAGTCAGCGATCTGCTGGACAAGATCCACAGAATGGTTCAGAGAAACGGAGGAAGCTGCTTCACCAATGAAATGTTTGAAGCGGCTGAAAGAGCCATAAGAGACAAGATGAGacacctgcagagagaaaatcCAAATATGGAACCTAAAGAAGTGAGGCGACAGGCGGAGAGACACAACGTGTTTACACGGAAAGGTGGAGCAGGAGCTGTAGCTAAGTTAGCCAGACAgataaaatgtattatactGTGATGGcataggtcaaaggtcaaacctGAAACTAAAAGTTTCTCCTgatgagattttaaaaaaatttcTCTTCAAAGTTCAGACTAAATCCTcgtaaagataaaaatgattcacaaagTATCTTAGACCTTAAAAGAGCTCCTAAGGTGAAAACTGTTCGGAGTAGGGAGGAGGACTTTTAATCAGAGACCAAAATGGTGGAAGGACAGAAAATATTGTCCAAACACTGAATGACAGTGAGAACACACAGTGTGGACCATGTAGGGATCATGTTTGTGGTCCATCTCATTAGAGATGTGCTCACATCACACAACACCgacacagtaaaacatgagaaaaacatgaaccagagcagcagtgatgacCTGTCTCTGTTAGAACCTTCTATCAGCAGTGCTGACCTGTCTCTGTTAGAACCTTCTATCAGCAGTGATGACCTGTCTCTGTTAGAACCTTCTATCAGcagtgatcagacaaactactgcagaactcagaccaacatgttcctcatttatttctctggacgttcagaccacacagagcagacttcACCAACGGTACTGAGAGAACTGATGAGACGCAAACTGCATCAACACAGCATGAGAAAATGAAGTTTATGATAACAGAACATCAGAGTGGACTACATGTGAATCCGTGTGCTACTCAAACACTCACTGATCAGAATGAGCTTAGAACATGTTCTGGGAGGAGAATTCTGTACATCCAGCTGCATTAAAACTTAAACCATCAGTACGatcattgtcatttttatcttttttgtgATAAGTGAAGAGTCAGGAAACAAAGATCCTCatcataaaatattaatataatactCTGACTGGGGGCTAGCTGCTACAGGAACCTCCATCATGGTGACTAAACTGTAgttcacacaggagttaatgacacCCAATTACGCCAATAAGAGGTCGCTAAAATTAACGTTaaatcggtgtgtaactttgctaaaaCGATGTCagactccgtagttttctctgggccccttcccaatctgaccagtgacgacatgtttagccgcatgtcgtcatttaactgctggctgtctaagtggtgtcccgctaacaacgtgggctacagaGACATTCGGAAAAcgttaaccctaaccctaaccctaaaacctgggctgattagaagagatggcatccatcccactttagatggtgcgtctcaactctagaaatatggcagagtttattagacgacctaagccctgacatctcagagtggagcccaggacgcagagacgcagtcttacacacctctctgcagcttccttacagccgtcatcccccaaaaactaccataaccttatagagacagtgtctgctccccgactacctaaattatttatatcaaaaaccaacaaGAAGAGTGACTCACAagaacctaatacaaataaagaacaaaataacaagacaacaatcaaatgtggactgttatatatcagatctctctcgtctaaatccctgttagtaaatgatttgataactgaccatcaaatagacttattctgtcttactgaaacctggctgcagcaggatgaatatgtctctctgaatgagtcgaccccctcaagtcatgttaattatcatgttcctagaagcacaggtcggggtggaggagtagcagcaatcttccactcaagtttattaatcaaccccagacctaaacatagtttgagtTCATTTGAGAacctcactcttagcctctctgatcctaactggaaaaatcaaaaaccagtcctgtttttattgtgtaccgtcttcctgtcccttactctgagtttttaactgaattctcagagtttctatctgatttagttcttagtgaAGATAAAGTCAatatagtgggtgactttaatatccatgtacatgttgatgataactgcctcaacactgcatttaattcactattagactctaaatgtaaataaacccactcactgttttaatcacacccttaatcttattctgacatacagtgtggaaattgatcagttaatagtttttccccaaaactctcttttatctgaccatttcttaattacatttgaatttacagtaccagactttactaaacctacagataagattcactacagtagatgtttatgtgaaaatgctgttgacaaatttaaggaactgattccatcttttatttcagagccatgtaccaacacagaggaaggcagttatttcaatgttactccagcacaagtggactatcttgttaatagtacgggtgcttcacttggaacaatacttgatactgttgctcctctgaaaaagaaactagtgagtcagaggaagttagttccatggtacaattcacaaatccgtagcttaaagcagaaatcacgtaagttggaaaggaggtggcgttccaccaatttagattaatattgcctagcctggaaagatagtttaataatatataaaaaagccctgcgtaaagctagaacttcatattattcctcattaatagaggcaaataagaacaaccccagatttcttttcagcactgtagccaggctgacaaagagtcatagctcggttgagcctagtattctgtcaactctcagcagcaatgattttatgaatttctttataaataaaattgatcagatcctccctgcatatagcaaggattgtacaacaactctagattcatttgtaagaccacgctcatacttagactgcttcttccccatagatcattttgaattaatttcagtaattaattcctctaaaccatcaacatgtctcttagatcccatcccgactagactcctcaaggatgtcttacctttcatcagcacgtccatattagatcagatcaatctatctttacaaataggctacatagcacaggcttttaaggttgctgtagtcaagcccctgctcaaaaagcctactctggactcaggggtcttagtgaattatagaccaatatccaatctgccctttatctctaaaattcttgaaaaggtagtttctaagcaattgtatgacCACCTGTGCAGTGcacctctctcctttctcctctatccatttaaattctaccatttcctgtcattaactttgtgtcttctctctcctgtagttgtgtttcctcctctctgtctccctctctctgtacttttctgcaggtatcctcggcctggagctgtacatctccagaatccagttgacctgcccaatgttcttgctgctttttgttgtttttgttgccggctgttcttttctctcttctttttccactcaccccaaccggtcgaggcagatggccgcccactatgagcctggttctgctggaggttacttcctctaaagggagtttttcctctccactgttgcctaaagcttgctcaaatgggattgttgggttttctgtatcattttttttgtataattatactctgtaaggtcttaaaccttacactgtaaagtgccttgagataatttctgttgtgaattggcgctatacaaataaaactgacttgaattgaattgaattgaacttggCGGCCAGCAGGCTCTGGCATCGCCTGGCCTGTGTGGACCCCCCTGTTGATCTTCTTAAACAGGTTCAGTCCATCATTGTGAATTTTTTCTGGAACCAGCTTCACTGGGtgccacagtgtgttttgtttttatccaaagaTCAAGGTGGTCAAGGTCTGATCCACTTGCCCAGCAGAGTGTCCGCTTTCAGACTTCAGTTTGTCCAAAGGTTTCTCTCTGGACCAGAGGATGTGGTCTTGAGACCTGTGGCCTCTGCCGTTCTACGAACGGCTGATGCGCTTCACCTTGACTCTGCATTGTTTTTAATGGACTCCACTGGTTTTGATGTTTCGgttttacctgtgttttatCATTGTGTTTTCCGATCCTGGAGGCTGTTTaggtggaggaggctggagcCTTCAGTCTCCCTGTAGTGGCTCCTGGCGGAGCCCCTGATACACAGGGCCCGGTTGGACGTACACGACGGCTCCACTCCGGGTCTGagtcctgctctgctctcttcagGACTGTCAACACTGAAACAACTGGTTCACGTGGCTGGTCCTGTCCTGGAAAATGCACCGGCCGTGGCCTCGGCCTTGGGTCTCAGATCAGCCAGGGTTTTGGAGAGGATTTTGAAGCTGGTCCTAAATAggctgtctgctgctgagcagcagatgctgcaggattACTGCAGTGGCGTGGACAGTCTggatgtttttggttttactttggaCTTTAGAGACTTGACCAGGTGCTTTGACCTCTACACCATCACGGGGAAGACTCTGTATGCTTGCTGTGTCGTTGAGTTGAATAAAACCCAGCTGGGGAGCAGGGAGGAcacagtgtggaggaggaagctgTCTCGAGGAGTCGGTCTGCAACCTGTATGGAGGGTCCTCTACAAGCCCCCCCGAACAAGAGAACTGGAGATCTTCAGTGGAGGATCTTACACGGGGCGATCGCTGTGAATTCATTAACCAGCAAGATCAATCCGGAGGTTTCCTGCGCCTGTGTGCACTGTGGTCTACTGGAGactgttttccactgttgtATGGACTGTGACCGGCTGCGTGAGCTGTTTGAGCTGTTGACTGCGATCTTTGAAGGTTTTAGTGAAACTTGGACCATgactgttttcatctttataaGTTCATGGACAACCTGTCTGATTTTGTGCAGCAGTGGTACGACGGTGTCTCCCCTGCTCTGTGGTGGAGGGCGACCTTGTGTTTAATGCTGTTCTTTAGggattagtttattttcaccAGAGGCTGAACCCTCTATttattgatgtgtttatttatctctgttcttatttattttgttgtttgatgttatGTTTATGATGTTTTGGTCTGTGACAcgttttgtttgttggtttatttactCTGAACATTTGGTGAATAAAGGCTTTTGCAAATTcaattctctctctcactgtctctctctcactctctctctgtctctctctctctctctctctgcctgcctgtctgtctgtctgtctctctctgtctctctctctctctctctctctctctctgtctctctctctctctctctctctctctctctctctctctctctctgcctgcctgtctgtctgtctgtctctctctctctctgtctctctctctctcactgtctctctctctcactgtctctctctctcactgtctctctctctcactctctctctcactctgtctctcactctctctctctggctttctctcttttttttcccctcagtgctgcagactctctctctcccactgcctgtctgtgtctctctccctgtctcccgCCCTCACCCCTCCTCTCCCACTGTGAGCCAGTCTGTTGGTTTCCATTCGTCGTTTGTCTGGAATGAAGTGAGACTGAAGACCAGTAGAAAcgacagaaggagaaaaacagaggaaacaggagaagaaTCAGGTCTGAACAAACTAAacttttcttcatttcacattttatttcagtaaactCATAAAATTCTGTCAATATAGTAAACTATCAGTACTGCTACTGCtacaatactgtacacactgtgtaGTTCAGTCTgttacttcagtaaaagtacagCAGCATGACCAATTACATGtatgtgaagtaaaagtactgcagtagtagtagtagtgcttCAGCAGCATTTCACTTTTGGAGCTGATCCCGAAAAAGCTAGTAATTTACTATAGTACTTTATAGTAGTACttaagtataataataatggtCTACCAGTCAGAATACTTCAGGTCTAAAGTACTACTACAAAATACCACTACAAGGTACTTGTTTCCAGAAGAATATTCATGAACAGGTGAAGAACAGTTTCTGTCATAACTTAAATtctataaaaacatgttttcattgtttctgtCTGAAGGTCAAAGATCACTGACATCAGtttctgactgacagctgtcagtcagatgGTGTGAACCAATCAGGAAGCAGAGGGTAGACTTCAACATGGAGGAGTGACACTCAGGCGAGTATGTGTGATtcagtgtttcagcagcagcacctcCAGATCTCATGGATCTTTGCGCCTGTTTGTTCACTCGGACTTTTGGTCTGTTGAGTTTTGTATTTGGGTgcagtcacagacacacaagttcttctctgtctgctgtttgattTATGACACTACGAGCTGCAGAAGGTTTAGTCCACTCCTGTGATCTAGTTCTGCAGTGAAGCCGTCATAACAACAGCATAATTAACAAGGTTTCTGGTCTGAACCTGCAGGCTGACCTCAGAATTCAAAATTAGGTCAAGGTGTGGATTGTGATAGTCTTGTCCTGGTTCTGATGGAGCAGAACCAGAGACCACATTGGAGTTACCTGAAGAGGCAGAGAGCAAGACCTGCAGAGTCCAGCATGATCCCTCTCACCCTGTCCCTGGCCTTTTGTGGCCACTTTGTGAATGCTGGATCCTGTCGGCCTGTGATGCCCACACAGCGCTCCAGCCTCTAGTGTGCAACTGACCACAATCCAGACCTGATTCTAACCTGAGTCCTAAAAACCAAGCCTGAACCCTCAAAAAACATGTCCTCACAGTGTTAGTATAAAAGTCAAATTGTTTGGTCCTCACTCGTCCACAGACTCAGAGTTAGCACCAAATACAGTCGGTCTCTTATTTCCtgaatgaagacagaaacagtttgtcatttttctgtttgctgaGCTCCGATTGGCGGCTGTCAGCTTCCTGTTCAGCTTAAAtatgaaagaggagagaaaaacacactgatggtGATTTTTACTTCTTAGATTTTTAGCAGCACAGTTattgaaccccagtctcccacatggagggcagtgatgttaccactacactggTGGATTCAGCTCAgtcagacagagctgcagagctgtgattggctgaaaacTGCACTGACGACggtctgtgttttcagtttgctcCTCACTGCTCACAGGAAATACttggtttattttcttcttctgtggtcgACACACATTCCTCCTTCACACACATGTGCAGTGAGGCCTCGAATTGGCAGAGATCCTCGGGGAAACATTCTGATTAGATGAGTGGACCctgagaggagaaggaaaatctccctgtgaaacacaaacacacagttaaacacagtaacaaaaagtaacacacagtaatacacagagtaatacacagtaatacaaagagtaaaacactgtaatacacagtaatacacagagtaacacacagtaatacacagagtaacacaaagtaatacacagtaatacacagtaacacaaagtaatac
It encodes the following:
- the LOC113161038 gene encoding GTPase IMAP family member 9-like — its product is MSDGPALSDSIQDETQPQDSRPETEGETDEHLDTPETDSEEPGLRIVLVGKVGAGKSAAGNTILGRKAFESMMCTSSVTSECQKETTEFEGEIVSVVDTPGLFDTSREEEEVKTEIARSVSLCAPGPHVILVVLLPYRFTKEEQETVEIIQEMFDEAGRYMMVLFTHGDDLKEEEVCVEEIISENSDLSDFISQCHGGYHVFDNRDQDPAQVSDLLDKIHRMVQRNGGSCFTNEMFEAAERAIRDKMRHLQRENPNMEPKEVRRQAERHNVFTRKGGAGAVAKLARQIKCIIL